One part of the Dermacentor andersoni chromosome 2, qqDerAnde1_hic_scaffold, whole genome shotgun sequence genome encodes these proteins:
- the LOC140215915 gene encoding putative nuclease HARBI1, which translates to MRPKSRLLRAGLSKTYSVFSNMAALWLARLEMLSEHLLRRERVFRDRTNPLDAFSEEELQRRVRFGRDGKVFLVEFLRSEIEHPTCRSGALSAELQVMLALRFFVSGCFLITAGDVIGAHESTASRTVRRVAVALVRRSRHWMSWPSPRQVRGVQGCFYAVAGFPRVVGAIDGTHVRIQAPGEHEEAYVNRHFYHSINVELTK; encoded by the exons ATGAGACCGAAATCTAGGCTGCTTCGAGCTGGCTTATCCAAAACTTATTCAGTATTTTCCAACATGGCTGCCCTGTGGTTGGCCCGCCTCGAGATGCTCTCCGAGCACTTGCTGCGCCGCGAACGTGTGTTTCGCGACAGGACAAATCCGCTGGACGCCTTCAGCGAGGAGGAGCTGCAGCGGCGCGTACGCTTCGGGCGGGACGGCAAAGTATTTCTTGTCGAGTTCCTTCGCTCCGAGATCGAGCACCCGACGTGTCGGAGTGGTGCTTTGAGCGCCGAGCTGCAGGTGATGCTGGCACTAAGATTTTTTGTCTCCGGATGCTTCTTGATTACTGCCGGAGATGTGATCGGCGCCCACGAATCGACCGCAAGCCGCACGGTACGCCGGGTTGCTGTCGCCCTCGTCCGTCGCAGCAGACATTGGATGAG TTGGCCGTCGCCTAGACAGGTGCGGGGAGTCCAAGGCTGCTTCTACGCTGTCGCTGGCTTTCCGCGCGTCGTGGGTGCAATTGACGGCACGCATGTGCGGATACAGGCTCCTGGAGAGCATGAAGAAGCCTACGTCAACCGCCACTTTTATCACTCCATAAACGTTGAACTTACTAAATAA